One genomic segment of Pseudomonas fortuita includes these proteins:
- a CDS encoding ABC transporter substrate-binding protein — protein sequence MRAAALSLLFNSLFAAGALFAAGAAQAAPLSVCSEASPEGFDVVQYNSLTTTNATADVLMNRLVEFDAAQGKVVPSLATSWTVSADGLVYDFTLRDDVKFHTTAYFKPSRALNADDVLFSFQRMLYPAHAWHKTAPGGYPHAQSLQLGSLIKAIEAPAPNTVRFTLSHPDATFLATLSMGFASIYSAEYADKLLKAGTPEKLNNQPIGTGPFVFQRFQKDAVVRYRANPDYFAGKPAVDPLIFAITTDANVRLQKLKRGECQVALSPKPLDIAEAGKDGSLKVATTPAFMTAFVAINSQHPPLDKPEVRQAINLAFDKQAYLKAVFEGSAVAANGPYPPNTWSYAKDLPGYPLDVKKAKALLTKVGLSDGFSTTIWTRPSGSLLNPNPSLGAQMLQADLAKIGVKAEIRVIEWGELIRRAKAGEHDLLFMGWAGDNGDPDNFLSPQFSCAAVESGTNFSRFCDNRLDQLISAGRTTNDQSVRSRLYQQAQTLIQQQALWVPLAHPTAATLLRQGVEGYQVSPFGRLDFSKVSVTK from the coding sequence ATGCGTGCTGCCGCCCTTTCCTTATTGTTCAACTCCCTGTTCGCCGCCGGCGCGCTGTTCGCTGCCGGTGCAGCCCAGGCCGCGCCGCTGAGCGTTTGCAGCGAAGCCAGCCCTGAGGGCTTCGACGTGGTGCAGTACAACTCACTGACCACCACCAACGCCACGGCCGACGTGCTGATGAACCGCCTGGTGGAGTTCGACGCCGCGCAAGGCAAGGTGGTGCCGAGCCTGGCAACCAGCTGGACGGTGTCAGCCGACGGCCTGGTGTATGACTTTACCCTGCGCGATGACGTGAAATTCCACACCACTGCCTATTTCAAGCCAAGCCGCGCGCTGAACGCCGACGATGTGCTGTTCAGCTTCCAGCGCATGCTCTACCCCGCCCATGCCTGGCACAAGACTGCACCGGGTGGCTACCCACATGCCCAGTCGCTGCAGCTGGGCAGCCTGATCAAGGCTATCGAGGCGCCAGCGCCGAACACCGTGCGTTTTACCCTCAGCCACCCGGACGCCACGTTCCTGGCCACGCTGAGCATGGGCTTCGCCTCGATCTACTCTGCCGAATATGCAGACAAGCTGCTGAAGGCGGGCACGCCCGAGAAGCTCAACAACCAGCCGATCGGCACCGGGCCGTTCGTGTTCCAGCGTTTCCAGAAGGACGCCGTGGTACGTTACCGCGCCAACCCTGACTACTTCGCCGGCAAGCCCGCGGTCGACCCGCTGATCTTCGCCATTACCACCGATGCCAACGTGCGCCTGCAAAAGCTCAAGCGTGGCGAGTGCCAGGTGGCCTTGTCACCCAAGCCCCTGGACATTGCCGAGGCCGGCAAGGACGGCAGCCTCAAGGTGGCCACTACCCCGGCGTTCATGACAGCCTTCGTCGCCATCAACAGCCAGCACCCACCGCTGGACAAGCCGGAAGTACGCCAGGCCATCAACCTGGCCTTCGACAAACAGGCCTACCTCAAGGCCGTGTTCGAAGGCTCCGCAGTGGCCGCCAATGGCCCCTACCCGCCCAACACCTGGAGCTATGCCAAGGACCTGCCTGGCTACCCGCTGGACGTGAAGAAAGCCAAGGCCCTGCTGACCAAGGTCGGCCTGAGCGATGGTTTCAGCACCACCATCTGGACCCGCCCGTCGGGCAGCCTGCTCAACCCAAACCCCAGCCTTGGCGCGCAGATGCTGCAGGCCGACCTGGCCAAGATCGGGGTCAAGGCAGAGATCCGCGTGATCGAATGGGGCGAGCTGATCCGCCGCGCCAAAGCCGGTGAGCATGACCTGCTGTTCATGGGCTGGGCGGGTGACAACGGCGACCCGGACAACTTCCTCAGCCCGCAGTTTTCCTGTGCTGCGGTCGAGTCGGGGACCAACTTTTCCCGCTTCTGCGACAACCGCCTGGACCAGCTGATCAGCGCCGGGCGCACCACCAACGACCAGAGCGTGCGTAGCCGGTTGTATCAGCAGGCGCAGACCTTGATTCAGCAGCAGGCGCTGTGGGTACCACTGGCGCACCCGACGGCGGCGACGCTGTTGCGCCAAGGGGTTGAGGGGTACCAGGTGAGCCCGTTCGGGCGGCTGGATTTCAGCAAGGTGTCGGTTACCAAGTAA
- a CDS encoding exodeoxyribonuclease III: protein MRIISVNVNGIQAAAERGLLSWLQAQNADVICLQDTRASAFELDDPAFQLDGYFLYACDAEVPAQGGVALYSRMQPKAVITGLGFETADRYGRYLQADFDKVSIASLLLPSGMNGDEDLNQKFKLMDDFAKYLDKQRRKRREYIYCGSFYVAQQKLDIKNWRDSQQSPGFLAPERAWMDAITGEMGYVDALREVSREGDQYSWWPDNEQAEMLNLGYRFDYQILTPGLRRFVRNARLPRQPRFSQHAPLIVDYDWTLTI, encoded by the coding sequence ATGCGGATCATCAGTGTGAACGTTAATGGCATTCAGGCTGCGGCCGAGCGTGGTTTGCTCAGCTGGCTACAAGCCCAGAATGCCGACGTCATCTGCCTTCAGGATACCCGCGCCTCGGCCTTTGAACTCGATGACCCAGCTTTCCAGCTCGATGGCTATTTCCTTTATGCCTGCGACGCGGAGGTGCCTGCCCAAGGTGGTGTGGCCCTTTACTCGCGCATGCAGCCCAAGGCAGTCATCACCGGCCTGGGCTTCGAGACAGCCGACCGCTACGGGCGTTACCTGCAAGCAGATTTCGACAAAGTCAGTATTGCCAGCCTGCTGCTGCCTTCGGGCATGAACGGCGACGAAGACTTGAACCAGAAGTTCAAGTTGATGGACGACTTCGCCAAGTACCTGGACAAACAGCGTCGCAAGCGTCGCGAATACATCTATTGCGGCTCGTTCTACGTGGCGCAGCAGAAGCTCGACATCAAAAACTGGCGTGACAGCCAGCAGTCGCCGGGCTTCCTGGCGCCGGAACGCGCCTGGATGGATGCGATCACCGGCGAGATGGGTTACGTCGATGCCCTGCGTGAAGTCAGCCGTGAAGGTGACCAGTACAGCTGGTGGCCAGACAACGAGCAGGCCGAGATGCTCAACCTGGGCTATCGGTTCGACTACCAGATCCTCACGCCGGGCCTGCGCCGCTTCGTGCGCAACGCCCGCCTGCCGCGTCAGCCGCGCTTCTCCCAGCATGCGCCGCTTATCGTGGATTATGACTGGACGTTGACCATCTGA
- the coaBC gene encoding bifunctional phosphopantothenoylcysteine decarboxylase/phosphopantothenate--cysteine ligase CoaBC yields the protein MQRLYRKRIVLGVGGGIAAYKSAELIRRLLEHGAQVRVVMTRGGAEFITPLTLQALSGHPVHMDLLDPAAEAAMGHIELAKWADLVLIAPATADLMARMAQGMADDLLTTLVLATDATVAVAPAMNQAMWRDPATQANLELLKSRGIQVFGPASGSQACGDVGLGRMLEATDLAWCAAESFKRQALTGKHVLITAGPTQENIDPVRYITNHSSGKMGFALAEAAAEAGARVTLVTGPVHLPTPDRVSRIDVVSARDMLAACEAAMPCDLFIASAAVADYRPEVVATQKLKKDPTTGDGMLLQMVRNPDILATIAGRSDRPFSVGFAAETEHLLDYATRKLKDKNLDLIVANDVANPSIGFNSEENALTVIDRQQHQTLFAQTSKGKIARQLVAFIADRLNQVQ from the coding sequence ATGCAGCGGCTGTATCGCAAGCGCATCGTTCTCGGCGTGGGTGGCGGCATTGCCGCCTACAAAAGCGCCGAGCTGATTCGCCGTCTCCTGGAGCACGGCGCGCAGGTGCGCGTCGTCATGACCCGTGGTGGTGCCGAGTTCATCACCCCGCTGACCCTGCAGGCGCTGTCGGGCCACCCGGTGCACATGGACCTGCTCGACCCTGCCGCCGAAGCGGCAATGGGCCATATCGAACTGGCCAAGTGGGCCGACCTGGTACTGATCGCCCCGGCCACGGCCGACCTCATGGCGCGCATGGCCCAAGGCATGGCCGACGACCTGCTGACCACCTTGGTGCTGGCCACCGACGCCACCGTCGCCGTCGCCCCGGCCATGAACCAGGCGATGTGGCGCGACCCGGCTACCCAGGCCAACCTCGAACTGCTCAAGAGCCGTGGCATCCAGGTGTTCGGCCCGGCGTCCGGCAGCCAGGCCTGTGGCGACGTGGGCCTGGGCCGCATGCTCGAAGCCACCGACCTGGCCTGGTGCGCCGCAGAAAGCTTCAAGCGCCAGGCACTGACCGGCAAGCACGTGCTGATCACCGCCGGCCCGACCCAGGAAAACATCGACCCGGTGCGCTACATCACCAATCATAGCTCCGGCAAGATGGGCTTCGCCCTGGCCGAAGCAGCCGCCGAAGCCGGGGCTCGGGTCACCCTCGTCACGGGCCCTGTGCACTTGCCAACGCCCGACCGGGTCAGCCGCATCGACGTGGTCAGCGCGCGGGACATGCTTGCGGCCTGTGAAGCGGCCATGCCGTGTGACCTGTTCATCGCCTCGGCCGCGGTCGCGGACTACCGCCCGGAAGTCGTTGCCACGCAAAAGCTGAAGAAAGATCCTACGACCGGCGACGGCATGCTGCTGCAGATGGTGCGCAATCCCGATATCCTTGCCACCATTGCTGGCCGCAGCGACCGCCCGTTCAGCGTCGGCTTCGCCGCCGAAACCGAACACCTGCTCGATTACGCCACGCGCAAGCTCAAGGACAAGAACCTCGACCTGATCGTCGCCAATGATGTGGCCAACCCCAGCATCGGCTTCAACAGCGAAGAAAACGCCTTGACCGTGATCGACCGCCAGCAGCACCAGACCCTCTTCGCGCAGACCAGCAAAGGCAAGATCGCCCGGCAACTGGTCGCCTTCATCGCCGATCGGCTCAACCAGGTTCAATAA
- the gmk gene encoding guanylate kinase, with amino-acid sequence MNHSSGTLYIVSAPSGAGKTSLVTALTKDDQQIRVSVSHTTRAMRPGEEHGVNYHFVVHEEFKALIQQGDFLEHAEVFGNFYGTSRSALQHTLDQGYDLILEIDWQGAQQVRKLMPQALSVFILPPSQEALRQRLDGRGQDSEEIIAGRMKEAVSEMVHYDEYDYVIINDDFDVALEDLKSVFRSNRLVLKKQQQRHGALLKQLVG; translated from the coding sequence ATGAACCACAGCAGCGGCACCCTCTACATCGTTTCGGCCCCTTCGGGCGCCGGCAAGACCAGCCTGGTAACGGCCCTGACCAAGGACGACCAGCAAATCCGCGTCTCGGTCTCGCACACCACCCGCGCCATGCGCCCGGGCGAGGAGCACGGAGTGAACTACCACTTCGTTGTCCATGAGGAGTTCAAGGCGCTGATCCAGCAAGGCGACTTCCTGGAGCATGCAGAAGTGTTCGGCAACTTCTATGGCACCTCGCGCAGTGCACTGCAGCACACCCTGGACCAGGGCTATGACCTGATCCTGGAAATCGACTGGCAAGGCGCCCAGCAGGTGCGCAAGTTGATGCCGCAGGCATTGTCGGTGTTCATCCTGCCGCCAAGCCAGGAAGCCCTTCGTCAGCGCCTGGACGGCCGTGGGCAGGACAGCGAAGAGATCATCGCTGGGCGCATGAAGGAAGCGGTGAGCGAGATGGTGCACTACGACGAGTATGACTACGTGATCATCAACGATGATTTCGACGTCGCGCTGGAAGATTTGAAGTCGGTGTTCCGTTCTAATCGCCTGGTGCTGAAGAAACAGCAGCAGCGCCACGGGGCCTTGCTGAAACAGTTGGTTGGCTGA
- a CDS encoding APC family permease, with amino-acid sequence MSNYTEAGRPPDVAADAGNTQRGKGLAKGRLGLLASVVLGISTIAPVYTLTGALGPTVREVGAHLPAVFIVGFLPMLLVALGYRELNSAEPDSGTSFTWSARAFGPMIGWIGGWGLVVATTIVLSNLAGVAVDFFYLFLGQITGKHELAALADNLLINISTCCVFIGLAVWICCRGIATTMTVQYGLVALQLLVLIGFAFAAFGGTTAPPPLAFDFAWFNPFGVESFSAFAAGLSLSIFIFWGWDTCLTVSEESVGSEEVPGKAATWTVMLILGLYLFTAIATLQFAGISETGLGLNNPRIQENVFAHLAGPVMGPLAILMSIAVLASTAASLQSTFVAPARTLLAMGYYGAVPQKFASVCPRSQTPRYATICAGLAAGLFYVTMRTLSENVLADTITALGMMICFYYSLTAFACVWYFRDSLFDSLRHFIMRGLCPLTGGVILSVIFARTAIDSASPDFGSGSHVGGLGLVFVIAAIISVLGIGLMMLSRMRAPAYFLGATLRQQATLPLQE; translated from the coding sequence ATGAGCAATTATACAGAAGCCGGCCGCCCACCCGATGTGGCGGCCGACGCAGGCAACACCCAGCGCGGCAAGGGCTTGGCCAAAGGCCGCTTGGGCCTGCTGGCCAGCGTGGTGCTGGGCATTTCCACCATCGCCCCGGTCTACACCCTGACGGGCGCCCTCGGCCCGACCGTGCGCGAGGTGGGTGCCCACCTGCCAGCGGTGTTCATCGTCGGCTTCCTGCCGATGCTGCTGGTGGCCCTGGGCTACCGCGAGCTGAACTCGGCAGAGCCGGACAGCGGTACTTCGTTTACCTGGTCGGCGCGTGCCTTTGGCCCGATGATCGGGTGGATCGGCGGCTGGGGGCTGGTGGTCGCCACCACCATCGTGCTGTCGAACCTGGCGGGTGTAGCCGTCGACTTCTTTTACCTGTTCCTTGGCCAGATCACCGGCAAGCATGAGCTGGCAGCATTGGCCGACAATCTGTTGATCAACATCAGCACCTGTTGCGTGTTCATCGGCCTGGCCGTGTGGATCTGCTGTCGTGGCATCGCCACCACCATGACCGTGCAGTACGGCCTGGTGGCCCTGCAGTTGCTGGTGCTGATCGGCTTTGCCTTCGCCGCCTTCGGCGGCACCACTGCGCCGCCACCGCTGGCGTTCGATTTCGCCTGGTTCAACCCGTTCGGTGTCGAGTCGTTCTCGGCCTTTGCTGCCGGGCTGTCGCTGTCTATCTTCATTTTCTGGGGCTGGGACACGTGCCTGACCGTCAGCGAAGAGTCGGTGGGCAGCGAAGAGGTGCCGGGCAAGGCTGCCACCTGGACCGTTATGTTGATCCTCGGGCTGTACCTGTTCACCGCTATCGCCACTCTGCAGTTTGCCGGTATCAGCGAAACCGGGCTGGGCCTTAACAACCCACGCATCCAGGAGAACGTCTTCGCCCACCTGGCCGGCCCGGTCATGGGGCCGCTGGCAATCCTGATGTCCATCGCCGTGCTGGCCAGCACCGCGGCGTCGCTGCAGTCCACCTTCGTGGCGCCGGCGCGGACTCTGTTGGCCATGGGTTACTACGGTGCGGTACCGCAGAAGTTTGCCAGCGTCTGCCCGCGTTCGCAGACCCCACGCTACGCCACCATTTGCGCTGGCCTGGCAGCAGGCCTGTTCTACGTGACCATGCGTACCCTGAGCGAGAACGTGCTGGCGGATACCATCACCGCGTTGGGCATGATGATCTGCTTCTACTATTCCCTGACCGCGTTCGCCTGCGTCTGGTATTTCCGCGACAGCCTGTTTGACAGCCTGCGCCACTTCATCATGCGCGGCCTGTGCCCGTTGACAGGTGGGGTGATCTTGTCGGTGATTTTCGCGCGCACCGCCATCGACAGCGCCTCGCCGGACTTCGGCAGTGGCTCGCATGTGGGCGGGCTGGGGCTGGTGTTCGTGATTGCCGCGATCATCTCGGTGCTCGGCATCGGGCTGATGATGCTGTCGCGCATGCGCGCGCCGGCTTACTTCCTGGGGGCTACCCTGCGTCAGCAGGCTACCCTGCCGCTGCAGGAATGA
- the pyrE gene encoding orotate phosphoribosyltransferase encodes MQPYQRDFIRFAIDRGVLRFGEFTLKSGRTSPYFFNAGLFNTGSALAELGRCYAAAIVDSKIPFDVLFGPAYKGIPLAATTAVALADQHQLDVPWCFNRKEAKDHGEGGSLVGAPLAGDVLIIDDVITAGTAIREVMQIINAQQAKAAGVLIALNREERGNGELSAIQEVERDFGIPVVSIVSLTQVLEFLADDPQLKQHLPAVEAYRAQYGI; translated from the coding sequence ATGCAGCCGTATCAGCGCGACTTTATCCGTTTTGCCATCGATCGCGGGGTACTGCGTTTCGGTGAATTCACCCTGAAATCGGGGCGTACCAGCCCGTATTTCTTCAATGCCGGCCTGTTCAACACCGGTTCTGCATTGGCCGAGCTGGGGCGGTGCTATGCCGCAGCCATCGTCGACAGCAAGATCCCGTTCGATGTGCTGTTCGGCCCGGCCTACAAGGGTATCCCTTTGGCGGCGACCACCGCCGTGGCCCTCGCTGATCAGCATCAGCTCGATGTGCCATGGTGCTTCAACCGCAAGGAAGCCAAGGACCACGGCGAAGGCGGCAGCCTGGTTGGTGCGCCGCTGGCCGGTGATGTGCTGATCATCGACGACGTGATCACCGCCGGTACCGCCATCCGCGAGGTCATGCAGATCATCAACGCCCAGCAGGCCAAGGCCGCTGGCGTGCTGATCGCGCTGAACCGCGAAGAGCGTGGCAATGGCGAACTGTCGGCGATCCAGGAAGTGGAACGCGACTTCGGTATCCCGGTGGTCAGCATCGTTTCGCTGACCCAGGTGCTAGAGTTCCTGGCCGATGACCCACAGCTCAAGCAGCACCTGCCGGCTGTCGAGGCTTACCGGGCGCAGTACGGGATCTGA
- the rph gene encoding ribonuclease PH, whose translation MKRPSGRAADQLRSIRITRNYTKHAEGSVLVEFGDTKVICTVSVENGVPRFLKGQGQGWLTAEYGMLPRSTGERNQREASRGKQGGRTLEIQRLIGRSLRAALDMSKLGDITLYVDCDVIQADGGTRTASITGAMVALCDALAVIKKRGGLKGGNPLKHMIAAVSVGMYQGEAVLDLDYPEDSAAETDLNVVMTSAGGFIEVQGTAEGAPFQPEDFNAMLALAQKGMNDIFELQQAALAD comes from the coding sequence ATGAAACGTCCAAGTGGTCGCGCCGCCGATCAGCTCCGCTCGATCCGCATCACCCGCAACTACACCAAGCACGCCGAAGGGTCGGTACTGGTCGAGTTCGGTGACACCAAGGTCATTTGCACGGTCAGCGTGGAAAACGGTGTGCCGCGCTTCCTCAAAGGCCAGGGCCAAGGCTGGCTCACCGCAGAGTACGGCATGCTGCCGCGTTCCACCGGCGAGCGTAACCAGCGCGAAGCCAGCCGTGGCAAGCAGGGTGGCCGCACCCTGGAAATCCAGCGCCTGATCGGCCGTTCGCTGCGCGCTGCGCTGGACATGAGCAAGCTGGGTGACATCACCCTGTATGTCGACTGCGACGTGATCCAGGCCGATGGCGGCACCCGTACCGCGTCCATCACCGGTGCCATGGTCGCCCTGTGCGACGCCCTGGCGGTAATCAAGAAGCGCGGTGGCCTTAAGGGCGGCAACCCGCTCAAGCACATGATTGCTGCCGTGTCGGTAGGCATGTACCAGGGCGAAGCCGTGCTCGACCTGGATTACCCGGAAGACTCCGCTGCCGAAACCGACCTGAACGTGGTGATGACCAGCGCCGGTGGCTTCATCGAAGTGCAGGGCACCGCTGAAGGCGCGCCGTTCCAGCCGGAAGACTTCAACGCCATGCTGGCGCTGGCGCAGAAGGGCATGAACGATATCTTCGAGCTGCAGCAGGCGGCTCTGGCTGACTGA
- a CDS encoding YicC/YloC family endoribonuclease encodes MVHSMTAFARVERAGSQGTLIWELRSVNHRYLEPHLRLPEALRDLEGAVREGLRQGLSRGKVECTLRLNEDSNGKPLKVDRERAAQLVAAAEEVAGLIKQPAPLNPLEVLSWPGVLVADTSDPQALNAEAMALFDEALAELKAGRQREGQELARLINERLDNMTSEVTTLRALVPQMLAAQRQKILDRFGDMQAELDPQRLEQEMVLLAQKSDVAEELDRLSTHVTEVRRVLKGGGAAGRRLDFLMQELNREANTLGSKAFDPRSTQAAVNLKVLIEQMREQVQNIE; translated from the coding sequence ATGGTGCACAGCATGACCGCTTTTGCTCGTGTCGAGCGCGCCGGCAGCCAAGGCACCCTGATCTGGGAGCTGCGCTCGGTCAACCACCGTTACCTGGAACCCCACCTGCGCTTGCCCGAGGCCCTGCGCGACCTCGAAGGCGCCGTGCGCGAAGGCCTGCGCCAGGGCCTTTCACGGGGCAAGGTGGAATGCACCCTGCGCCTCAATGAAGACAGCAACGGCAAGCCGCTGAAGGTAGACCGCGAGCGCGCCGCACAGCTTGTCGCCGCCGCCGAGGAAGTGGCCGGCCTGATCAAGCAGCCGGCACCGCTGAACCCGCTGGAAGTGCTGTCGTGGCCAGGCGTGCTGGTGGCAGACACCAGCGACCCACAGGCGCTGAACGCCGAGGCCATGGCACTGTTCGACGAAGCCCTGGCCGAACTCAAGGCCGGACGCCAGCGCGAAGGCCAGGAACTGGCCCGGCTGATCAACGAGCGCCTGGACAACATGACCAGCGAAGTCACCACCCTGCGCGCCCTGGTGCCGCAGATGCTGGCGGCGCAGCGGCAGAAGATTCTCGACCGTTTCGGCGACATGCAGGCCGAACTCGACCCGCAGCGCCTGGAGCAGGAGATGGTGCTGCTGGCCCAGAAGAGCGACGTGGCCGAGGAGCTCGACCGCCTCAGCACCCACGTCACCGAAGTGCGTCGGGTGCTCAAGGGTGGCGGCGCCGCCGGCCGGCGCCTGGACTTCCTGATGCAGGAACTCAACCGCGAAGCCAACACCCTCGGCTCCAAGGCCTTCGACCCACGCAGTACGCAAGCGGCGGTCAACCTGAAGGTATTGATCGAACAGATGCGTGAACAAGTACAGAACATCGAGTAA
- the argB gene encoding acetylglutamate kinase, with amino-acid sequence MTLDRDAASHVAEVLSEALPYIRRFVGKTLVIKYGGNAMESEELKTGFARDIVLMKAVGINPVVVHGGGPQIGDLLKRLSIESHFIDGMRVTDSATMDVVEMVLGGQVNKDIVNLINRHGGSAIGLTGKDAELIRARKLTVSRQTPEMTTPEIIDIGHVGEVVSVNTDLLNMLVKGDFIPVIAPIGVGANGESYNINADLVAGKVAEALKAEKLMLLTNIAGLMDKQGQVLTGLTTEQVNELIADGTIYGGMLPKIKCALDAVQGGVNSSHIIDGRVPNAVLLEIFTDSGVGTLITNRKPR; translated from the coding sequence ATGACCCTCGATCGCGATGCCGCTTCCCATGTAGCCGAGGTTTTGTCCGAAGCACTGCCTTACATCCGCCGCTTTGTCGGCAAGACCCTGGTGATCAAGTACGGCGGCAACGCGATGGAAAGCGAGGAGCTGAAAACAGGCTTCGCCCGTGACATCGTGCTGATGAAGGCTGTGGGCATCAACCCGGTGGTGGTCCACGGTGGTGGCCCGCAGATCGGCGACCTGCTCAAGCGCCTGTCGATCGAAAGCCACTTCATCGACGGCATGCGCGTCACCGACTCGGCGACCATGGACGTGGTGGAGATGGTGCTGGGTGGCCAGGTCAACAAGGACATCGTCAACCTGATCAACCGCCACGGCGGCAGCGCCATCGGCCTGACCGGCAAGGACGCGGAACTGATCCGCGCCCGCAAGCTGACCGTCAGCCGCCAGACGCCCGAGATGACCACCCCGGAAATCATCGACATCGGCCACGTGGGCGAAGTGGTAAGCGTGAACACCGACCTGCTGAACATGCTGGTGAAGGGTGACTTCATCCCGGTGATCGCGCCGATCGGCGTGGGCGCCAACGGTGAGTCGTACAACATCAACGCCGACCTGGTGGCTGGCAAGGTAGCCGAGGCGCTGAAGGCCGAGAAGCTGATGCTGCTGACCAACATCGCCGGCCTGATGGACAAACAGGGCCAGGTACTGACCGGCCTGACCACCGAGCAGGTCAACGAACTGATCGCCGACGGCACCATCTACGGCGGCATGCTGCCGAAGATCAAGTGCGCGCTGGATGCGGTGCAGGGTGGCGTGAACAGCTCGCACATCATCGACGGCCGCGTACCGAACGCGGTGCTGCTGGAAATCTTCACCGACAGCGGCGTGGGTACCCTCATTACCAACCGCAAGCCGCGCTGA
- the dut gene encoding dUTP diphosphatase gives MHALQAKILDPRLGSEFPLPTYATPGSAGLDLRALLKEDTVLEPGQTLLIPTGLSIYIGDPGLAAVILPRSGLGHKHGIVLGNLVGLIDSDYQGELMVSCWNRGNTPFTIAVGERIAQLVLVPVVQAHFDIVEAFDESQRGAGGFGHSGSH, from the coding sequence ATGCACGCTCTTCAAGCCAAGATTCTCGACCCACGCCTGGGCAGCGAATTCCCGCTGCCGACCTACGCCACCCCCGGCTCCGCCGGCCTGGACCTGCGCGCCCTGCTCAAGGAGGACACCGTCCTCGAGCCAGGCCAGACCCTGCTGATTCCTACCGGCCTGTCGATCTACATTGGCGACCCGGGGCTGGCCGCGGTAATCCTGCCGCGCTCGGGCCTGGGCCATAAGCACGGCATCGTGCTGGGCAACCTGGTCGGCCTGATCGACTCGGACTACCAGGGCGAGCTGATGGTGTCGTGCTGGAACCGTGGCAACACGCCGTTCACCATCGCCGTTGGCGAACGTATCGCCCAGCTGGTGTTGGTGCCGGTGGTGCAGGCCCATTTCGACATCGTCGAAGCGTTCGATGAAAGCCAGCGTGGCGCTGGTGGCTTTGGTCACTCCGGCAGCCACTGA
- the radC gene encoding RadC family protein translates to MNIREWPAEERPREKLLQRGAGSLTDTELLAVFLGSGVRGRNVVELSRGLLVKFGSLRRLLEADREAFVGELGLGPVRYSQLQALLEIGRRHLATSIERESAMDSPETVRRYLKAMLRHEASEVFGCLFLDTKHRPLAFEILFRGTIDRASVYPREVVRRALLHNAAALILCHNHPSGNSEPSQDDVHLTLSLKRGLGLIDVRVLDHIIIGDGEPLSMVEQGWIVA, encoded by the coding sequence ATGAATATCAGGGAATGGCCGGCTGAAGAAAGGCCGCGGGAGAAGTTGCTGCAGCGTGGGGCTGGCAGCCTGACCGACACGGAGTTGCTGGCTGTATTTCTCGGTTCAGGTGTGCGCGGGCGTAATGTGGTGGAGCTGTCGCGAGGCCTGCTGGTGAAGTTCGGGAGCTTGCGCCGGTTGTTGGAGGCCGACCGCGAGGCCTTCGTCGGCGAGCTTGGGCTGGGCCCGGTGAGGTACAGCCAGTTGCAGGCGCTGCTGGAAATAGGGCGCAGACACCTGGCGACATCGATTGAGCGGGAATCTGCCATGGACAGCCCGGAAACGGTGCGGCGCTATTTGAAAGCGATGCTGCGACATGAGGCCAGTGAGGTGTTCGGGTGCCTGTTTCTGGATACCAAGCACAGGCCGCTGGCGTTTGAAATCCTGTTCAGGGGCACGATAGATCGGGCGAGTGTCTACCCGCGGGAGGTGGTGCGGCGGGCGTTGCTGCATAACGCGGCGGCTTTGATCCTGTGTCACAACCATCCTTCGGGGAACAGTGAGCCGAGCCAGGATGACGTGCATTTGACCCTGTCGTTGAAGCGGGGGCTGGGGCTGATCGATGTGCGGGTGCTGGATCACATCATCATCGGTGACGGGGAGCCCTTATCGATGGTTGAGCAGGGGTGGATTGTCGCTTAG